From the Pieris napi chromosome 20, ilPieNapi1.2, whole genome shotgun sequence genome, one window contains:
- the LOC125059496 gene encoding uncharacterized protein LOC125059496 has product MSNEISHKADAQQGDEIATETETKAGNSEPKPGNTETKEPNKRTVSFNRDVHVKRFGKPRERSSIEAAPSIRKEPFTHLSEKELIEEANKVIAQAQSVTCTADNPPEKFFSLPHRRKYKEDRSGRRNSDDATSADGIVKTPLGRSSSDVTSKKRKERTSLSTLFRRGQRTKSPDTPVVVKTKPIVVVKRSKSDVSDLKSNTTLTKNKPQRKRSGSETEEFLKSLRNKKTQLSPIIESSPREDYFKKVSPLDVFQKKHLTETETCNSESEHSIKGITKVNPIEKPPRHKAQDYQEPKPPSRTKREKSSEIEKESSPPISETPKRSVEVKKNNLANNIELLKEKEIVKDKIKDSIRKIEENVYGTKDMIHSSQQPPKKPPLTRGHTVDHMVRILKEDQQSPPPKSHLISPSHGSNVNQPFSYTKPSTSPDPNLFVRTASPERALTPVNKMVDKGVVYAKVIKDHDDLRLNFPKQTMYKTYSPPRDKLGNFSDEDEGLGYEDRYKYNNKFGDNILDYDYKRENNFDSIDGFNIKKSPIISRFSEYKLTSYDDEPTYANEDFKKETLRDPINTFRGRADGMDTKPKKPFETDTKIDLDFNELSHRRQLLESRLNARKQERGRLLPADEPVLRYLTEPDPIYEAEKRMKQTEKYVNDTVKYYRHTLEREGFENNVTDYKFDTDSQVKYNTESRSYHKTTKEELDRREFIDSLEKPKRLKDEKKVFPPEPEYEPPSLESNPGKPVSPLEYKEKKYKVKKPFNSSHEHLHSGQKYKVKDDWFGKRKGHYSSNPEIAQEREDEYANLRYNPKQESFHNSLRRVKNKDTTNYNSVRRHDSGDSRDYYREQLSPRRNDFDSRLVDSGIENDFRLNSSGEIHKSRRRIHESDDDVRNTSLFLASERQFAEDNYPGEQIYANSDYLSKRKYYKNDRRYAVEGKDDDSQFDPKPARYDKSPKHDDKTSAKPPKVKKLSGLEKVKQLFSRDSSKKSKKEKEKELVQKPRTRVLKSPEHLARHDSDYRRYTDPEPSDTEVRKKDYREDRKYRHSREDLDRYPRDEKKREESYKNTDVEERFGRTLKEERRYKEERRRHTSSERESDHQRTERESERRTTRSRTAGPLDSPALAERYRERRRLATPSPTPSPPRRQPTQSSSWFKSIDRLGKKRDKHIKVEKESIITTEDELPRRSYPKSSKPLNSPAKNLRFFGDTDPESDANVKQTVTKTKSHPIKSHGTLRKTISNSSTGQDEVDHEVPSKSYSLSNLQRDEKLRDSVSPRTKDYYKRNLQNISEMSNSEVDSQFSRKMASKPPISPYDRSRSHSSNKTLKGSKGDLLRQGREERGSSSELRNGKPDINRDLKHRRRTPVANSGESSTEGDSSHQSQRSVVYLHATTVGDIPDPGRVARNRSRDDVSSVMSSNIQVRNSTKTFSIFAPWTPKHYNDQYDVHYAQKPRKKKETTPKKYASTKNLSDDRPATLQKKSYSQTTLNRRPNQNNRLTSSSTTLYRPKRGNESQTSQSTIPRKSNVRSQSSEILSRDDRNRVSRSTSIPKDKKAGWFKLSKTKKQENTRVR; this is encoded by the exons GTAAACCACGTGAGCGGAGTTCTATAGAAGCAGCACCAAGTATACGAAAAGAGCCATTTACCCACTTATCTGAAAAGGAATTGATAGAAGAGGCTAATAAAGTTATAGCGCAAGCTCAAAGTGTAACTTGTACAGCAGATAATCCTCCAGAAAAGTTCTTTTCATTACCACACAGAAGGAAATACAAAGAAGACAGATCTGGAAGAAGAAATAGTGACGACGCAACATCTGCAGATGGTATCGTTAAAACACCACTGGGTCGGTCCTCAAGTGATGTGACTTCAAAAAAGAGAAAAGAACGTACTTCACTTTCTACGCTATTCAGGCGAGGTCAAAGAACAAAAAGCCCGGATACACCTGTAGTTGTCAAAACAAAACCAATAGTTGTTGTGAAAAGAAGTAAAAGTGATGTGTCTGATTTAAAGTCTAATACAACGTTGACAAAAAATAAACCCCAACGAAAAAGATCTGGCAGTGAAACCGAAGAGTTCCTTAAGTctctaagaaataaaaagactCAACTATCCCCGATAATTGAAAGTTCTCCTAGAGAAGATTACTTTAAAAAGGTATCACCTTTAGATGTATTccaaaaaaaacacctcactgAAACAGAAACTTGCAATTCTGAATCGGAACACTCTATAAAAGGAATTACAAAAGTAAATCCTATTGAGAAGCCACCTAGGCATAAGGCTCAAGACTATCAAGAACCGAAACCCCCCTCAAGGACAAAGCGTGAAAAGTCTAGTGAAATAGAAAAAGAATCGTCACCCCCAATCAGTGAAACTCCAAAACGTTCAGTagaggtaaaaaaaaataatcttgcTAACAATATAGAATTGTTGAAAGAGAAAGAAATTGttaaagacaaaataaaagataGCATTAGAAAGATTGAGGAAAACGTCTATGGAACTAAGGATATGATACATAGTAGTCAACAGCCACCTAAAAAACCCCCATTAACTAGAGGGCATACTGTAGACCATATGGTTAGAATTCTCAAAGAAGATCAACAGTCCCCTCCACCAAAGTCGCATTTAATTTCACCTTCTCACGGGAGTAACGTCAAtcagccattttcttatacAAAACCTAGCACAAGTCCAGATCCCAATCTTTTTGTTAGAACAGCAAGTCCAGAGAGGGCTTTAACCCCAGTTAATAAAATGGTCGACAAAGGTGTCGTTTATGCAAAGGTCATCAAAGACCACGATGATTTGCGTTTAAATTTTCCTAAACAAACAATGTATAAGACGTACTCTCCTCCACGAGATAAATTAGGTAATTTTTCAGATGAGGACGAAGGTTTAGGATATGAAGATAGATACAAGTACAATAATAAGTTTGGAGATAATATTCTTGATTATGACtataaaagagaaaataattttgacagCATCGAtggatttaatattaaaaagtcgCCCATTATATCTCGATTCagtgaatataaattaacgaGTTATGATGATGAGCCTACCTACGCTAACGAGGatttcaaaaaagaaacattacGCGACCCTATAAATACCTTTAGAGGAAGAGCAGATGGCATGGATACCAAACCAAAAAAGCCCTTTGAAACGGatacaaaaatagatttaGATTTCAACGAGTTAAGTCACAGGCGACAGTTACTGGAGTCTCGTTTAAATGCCCGTAAACAAGAACGAGGACGATTACTTCCTGCAGATGAACCTGTGTTGCGTTACTTGACCGAACCAGATCCTATCTATGAAGCCGAGAAACGTATGAAACAAACAGAAAAGTACGTAAATGACACCGTAAAGTACTATCGTCATACTTTAGAGAGAGAAGGGTTTGAGAACAATGTAAcagattataaatttgacaCCGACAGTCAAGTAAAGTACAATACAGAATCAAGATCTTATCATAAAACTACTAAAGAAGAATTGGACAGACGTGAATTTATAGACAGCTTGGAGAAGCCGAAAAGGTTGAAAGACGAGAAGAAAGTTTTTCCACCAGAACCTGAATATGAGCCTCCAAGCTTAGAGTCTAATCCTGGGAAGCCAGTATCACCGCTTGAATATAAAGAGAAAAAGTACAAAGTTAAAAAACCATTCAATTCTAGTCACGAACATTTACATTCTGGTCAGAAATATAAAGTTAAAGACGATTGGTTCGGAAAAAGAAAAGGTCATTATTCATCTAACCCTGAAATAGCCCAAGAGCGTGAAGATGAATATGCAAATCTAAGATATAATCCAAAACAAGAAAGCTTTCATAACTCACTACGTCgagtaaaaaacaaagataCTACGAATTATAATAGTGTCAGACGACACGATTCTGGTGACAGTAGAGATTACTATCGTGAACAATTATCGCCGCGGCGAAATGATTTCGATAGCAGATTGGTTGATTCTGGAATCGAAAATGATTTTAGGCTAAACTCTAGCGGGGAAATTCATAAATCGAGACGTAGGATACATGAGAGCGATGATGATGTCCGCAATACATCGCTCTTTTTAGCTAGTGAGAGACAGTTTGCTGAAGATAACTATCCAGGAGAACAGATATATGCAAACAGTGACTATTTGTCAAAacgcaaatattataaaaatgatagAAGATATGCAGTGGAAGGAAAAGATGACGATTCGCAATTTGATCCAAAACCAGCGAGGTACGATAAAAGTCCTAAACACGATGACAAAACTAGTGCGAAACCGCCAAAGGTGAAAAAACTTTCGGGACTTGAGaag GTAAAACAGCTATTCTCTCGCGACTCTTCAAAGAAGAGCAAGAaagagaaagaaaaggaatTAGTCCAGAAACCTCGCACGCGGGTGCTCAAGAGCCCTGAACATCTTGCCAGACATGATTCAGACTATAGAAG gTACACAGATCCGGAACCCAGTGACACTGAAGTAAGAAAAAAAGACTACCGAGAAGATAGAAAATATAGGCACTCCCGAGAAGATCTAGATAGGTACCCGCGTGACGAGAAGAAAAGAGAGGAGAGTTATAAGAACACAGATGTTGAGGAAAG ATTTGGCAGAACACTTAAAGAAGAAAGGAGATacaaagaagaaagaagacgGCATACGTCTTCAGAACGAGAGAGTGACCACCAAAGGACGGAAAGAGAGAGTGAAAGAAGAACAACACGATCCAGGACTGCGGGGCCTTTGGACTCTCCTGCACtg GCAGAGCGTTACCGCGAGAGGAGACGTCTAGCCACTCCCAGTCCTACACCGTCACCTCCTCGTCGACAACCAACACAGTCGTCCAGCTGGTTCAAGTCAATTGACCGCCTTGGGAAAAAAAGGGATAAACATATTAAG GTAGAGAAAGAAAGTATCATAACAACAGAGGATGAATTACCACGACGTTCCTATCCCAAATCAAGCAAACCATTAAATTCTCCAGCCAAGAATCTACGTTTCTTTGGTGACACTGACCCAGAATCCGATGCAAACGTCAAACAAACTGTAACTAAAACTAAGAGCCATCCGATCAAGTCTCATGGAACTCTACGGAAGACTATTTCCAATTCAAGCACAGGCCAAGATGAAGTGGACCATGAAGTGCCAAGCAAAAGCTACTCTCTATCTAATTTACAAAGAGATGAAAAACTTAGAGATAGCGTGTCACCCAGAACGAAGGATTACTATAAGAGGAATctacaaaatatttcagaaatgaGTAACTCCGAAGTGGACAGTCAGTTTAGTAGGAAAATGGCATCTAAGCCACCTATCAGCCCTTATGATAGATCTCGGAGCCACAGCAGTAATAAGACCCTAAAAGGAAGTAAAGGAGATTTACTGAGGCAAGGAAGGGAAGAAAGGGGCAGTTCTTCAGAGCTGAGGAATGGAAAACCAGATATAAACAGAGACCTTAA acacCGTCGTCGAACGCCAGTAGCAAACTCTGGGGAGAGCAGCACTGAAGGAGACTCCAGTCATCAGTCTCAGCGTAGCGTTGTCTACTTACACGCGACTACTG TTGGTGACATACCCGACCCTGGCAGAGTCGCACGCAACCGATCCCGTGATGACGTATCATCCGTCATGTCATCCAACATTCAAGTGCGAAACTCTACTAAAACATTCTCCATATTTGCGCCATGGACACCGAAACACTACAACGACCAATACGACGTACATTACGCCCAAAAGCCGAGGAAAAAAAAGGAAACCACACCAAAAAAGTACGCGTCAACGAAAAATTTATCGGACGACAGGCCGGCAACTTTACAAAAAAAGTCTTACAGTCAAACCACATTGAACCGTCGTCCGAATCAGAATAATCGGCTGACGAGTTCCAGTACAACGCTATATAGACCGAAGCGAGGAAACGAATCACAAACGTCCCAAAGTACGATACCCCGTAAGAGTAACGTAAGAAGTCAATCGAGTGAAATTTTGAGTCGTGATGATCGAAATCGAGTCTCCCGGTCGACTTCCATACCGAAAGATAAAAAAGCTGGCTGGTTTAAACTCTCCAAAACGAAAAAGCAAGAGAATACCCGTGTGCGATAA